In the Adlercreutzia equolifaciens DSM 19450 genome, one interval contains:
- the thiD gene encoding bifunctional hydroxymethylpyrimidine kinase/phosphomethylpyrimidine kinase, with product MKAVLTIAGSDSSGGAGIQADLKTIAAHHLFGESVITALTAQNTLGVTGVLEVDPIFVGTQIDAVFDDIRPDAVKIGMVSSPAIVGAIADGLDRHKAANVVVDPVMVATSGSALIADAAVDALVRRLFPRSTVITPNIPEAEVLSGMAIASLEDVETAASLIADRCIAVWENEPAFADAAPSVPAILIKGGHGVGEPDAADDYLRMASGESVWLRGKRITNDNTHGTGCSLSSAIACGLARGFAVDVAVRDAKAYVAGALAAGLNLGRGSGPLDHMWQYGAPMPC from the coding sequence ATGAAAGCGGTTCTCACCATTGCCGGATCCGATTCCAGTGGGGGAGCGGGCATCCAGGCCGACTTGAAGACCATCGCCGCCCATCATCTGTTTGGGGAGAGCGTCATTACGGCGCTCACGGCTCAGAACACGCTCGGCGTCACCGGCGTGCTCGAGGTGGATCCCATTTTCGTGGGCACCCAGATCGATGCCGTCTTCGACGATATCCGGCCCGACGCGGTGAAGATCGGCATGGTGTCGTCGCCGGCCATCGTGGGTGCCATCGCCGACGGGCTCGATCGTCACAAAGCCGCCAACGTCGTGGTCGATCCCGTGATGGTGGCCACGTCGGGCTCGGCGCTCATCGCCGATGCCGCCGTGGACGCGCTGGTGCGCCGGCTGTTCCCCCGTTCCACGGTGATCACTCCCAACATCCCCGAGGCCGAAGTGCTCTCGGGCATGGCTATCGCATCGTTGGAGGATGTGGAGACGGCCGCTTCGCTGATCGCCGACCGCTGCATCGCCGTTTGGGAGAACGAGCCGGCTTTCGCGGACGCGGCGCCTTCCGTCCCCGCCATTCTTATCAAGGGCGGCCATGGCGTGGGCGAGCCGGATGCCGCCGACGACTACCTGCGCATGGCCAGCGGCGAATCGGTGTGGCTGCGCGGCAAGCGCATCACCAACGACAACACCCACGGTACCGGCTGCTCCCTCTCCTCGGCCATCGCCTGCGGCCTGGCCCGGGGCTTTGCCGTGGACGTGGCCGTGCGCGACGCCAAAGCCTATGTGGCCGGTGCCTTGGCGGCCGGTCTGAACTTGGGGCGCGGCTCGGGCCCCCTCGACCACATGTGGCAGTACGGCGCCCCGATGCCCTGCTAG
- a CDS encoding cysteine hydrolase family protein, whose protein sequence is MLGDENNNDLIDLSSIDRAKCALLVIDELGDPTGGPLEPMLLPAIQQTAKLTTAARAAGMPVVFTNDAHLPGIDRELALWGAHGIAGTPEAQTSPLLDPQPTDYVVEKRRYSGFFQTGLLLLLNELGVDTLICCGMDTNICVKHTVADAYFNNFNIIVVGDATATFLVGNQEEGLEYMKVCYAAKIIDTDEAIKLIEG, encoded by the coding sequence ATGCTCGGCGACGAGAACAACAACGACCTCATCGACCTTAGTTCCATCGATCGCGCGAAGTGCGCGCTGCTCGTCATCGACGAGCTGGGCGACCCCACGGGAGGCCCGCTCGAGCCGATGCTGCTGCCCGCTATCCAGCAGACGGCCAAGCTCACGACGGCCGCCCGCGCCGCCGGTATGCCCGTCGTCTTCACCAACGACGCCCATCTTCCCGGCATCGATCGCGAGTTGGCCCTGTGGGGCGCCCACGGCATCGCCGGAACCCCCGAGGCCCAAACGTCGCCCTTGCTCGATCCTCAGCCCACCGATTACGTGGTGGAGAAGCGCCGCTACAGCGGATTTTTCCAGACGGGGTTGCTTTTGCTGTTGAACGAGCTGGGCGTCGACACGCTCATCTGCTGCGGCATGGACACGAACATCTGCGTGAAGCACACGGTGGCCGACGCCTATTTCAACAACTTCAACATCATCGTGGTGGGCGACGCCACGGCCACGTTCCTCGTGGGTAACCAGGAGGAGGGCTTGGAGTACATGAAGGTGTGCTACGCCGCCAAGATCATCGACACCGACGAGGCCATAAAGCTCATCGAGGGGTAG
- the thiE gene encoding thiamine phosphate synthase, with the protein MPARERGKWSAEAIRRALKLYAVTDNAWLGERTLTECVEEALAGGATFVQLRDKQATGEALQAEAAELLALCRAAGVPFVVNDDVECALAVGADGVHVGQDDMACERARALLGPDAIVGVSTQTVEQARAAEAAGADYLGVGGVTGTATKPEAGVLAPEEFRAIAAAVDIPVVAIGGVNAATMPRLSELNVDGAAVVSAIFAADDIEAATRELSRIIDETLGI; encoded by the coding sequence ATGCCTGCACGGGAACGTGGAAAGTGGTCGGCGGAGGCTATTCGCCGTGCCTTGAAGCTGTACGCGGTGACGGACAACGCGTGGCTGGGGGAGCGGACGCTGACGGAATGCGTGGAAGAGGCGCTCGCGGGGGGTGCGACCTTCGTGCAGCTGCGCGACAAGCAGGCAACTGGCGAGGCGCTTCAGGCCGAGGCCGCGGAGCTGCTCGCGCTCTGTCGCGCGGCCGGCGTGCCCTTCGTCGTGAACGACGACGTGGAATGTGCGTTGGCCGTGGGTGCCGACGGGGTGCACGTGGGCCAGGACGACATGGCCTGCGAGCGGGCGCGGGCGCTGCTCGGTCCGGATGCCATTGTGGGGGTGTCCACCCAGACGGTGGAGCAGGCCCGCGCCGCCGAGGCAGCCGGGGCCGACTACCTGGGCGTCGGCGGCGTCACCGGCACCGCCACCAAGCCCGAGGCCGGGGTGCTCGCCCCCGAGGAGTTCCGCGCCATCGCCGCCGCCGTGGACATCCCCGTTGTGGCTATCGGCGGCGTGAATGCCGCCACGATGCCGCGCCTGTCCGAGCTGAATGTGGACGGCGCCGCCGTGGTGAGCGCCATATTTGCCGCCGACGATATTGAAGCGGCGACTCGCGAGCTTTCGCGTATCATCGATGAGACCTTAGGCATTTAA
- the thiC gene encoding phosphomethylpyrimidine synthase ThiC, giving the protein MTDRQSAGAVAAPDVARTCAASSDVRPITQIDFARAGIVTPQMAAVAAAEGREPEAIRAAVAAGRIAIPANIHHASLAPAGVGSTLEGVPLSTKVNVNLGISGDLADEALEWEKVDVALELGADAIMDLSNSGKTRAFRRALVEKSPAMIGTVPMYDAIGYLEKALIAITPEDFLEVVRAHAEDGVDFVTIHAGMNRRVIESFKETGRLTNIVSRGGSLIFAWMEATGRENPFYEYYDEVLAILHEHDVCISIGDAMRPGSGYDATDAGQIAELIEIGKLTRRAWDAGVQVMVEGPGHMALDEIAANMKLEKRLCHQAPFYVLGPLVTDIAPGYDHITAAIGGAIAASSGADFLCYVTPAEHLRLPDANDVREGLVATKIAAHAADIAKGVPGARDRDNRMSDARRRVAWDEMFELSLDPARARAVFESAPPSTEGTCTMCGKMCAMKTVNDIMDGLVVDLDAE; this is encoded by the coding sequence ATGACTGACCGCCAGTCTGCCGGCGCCGTTGCTGCGCCGGACGTCGCTCGCACGTGCGCTGCATCGAGCGACGTTCGGCCAATCACTCAGATCGATTTCGCCCGCGCCGGCATCGTCACACCGCAGATGGCCGCTGTTGCCGCCGCCGAGGGCCGCGAGCCGGAGGCCATCCGCGCCGCCGTGGCCGCCGGGCGCATCGCCATCCCGGCCAACATCCATCACGCAAGCCTCGCGCCGGCCGGCGTCGGTTCCACGTTGGAGGGCGTGCCGCTTTCCACGAAGGTGAACGTGAACCTCGGCATCTCGGGCGATTTGGCCGATGAGGCCCTGGAATGGGAGAAGGTGGACGTGGCTTTGGAGCTGGGCGCCGACGCCATCATGGATCTGTCCAACTCCGGCAAGACCCGCGCCTTTCGCCGCGCGCTCGTGGAAAAGTCGCCGGCCATGATCGGCACGGTGCCCATGTACGACGCCATCGGCTATCTGGAAAAGGCGCTCATTGCCATTACGCCCGAGGATTTCCTGGAAGTGGTGCGCGCCCACGCCGAGGACGGGGTCGATTTCGTCACCATTCACGCCGGCATGAACCGCCGGGTCATCGAGTCGTTCAAAGAGACGGGGCGACTTACCAATATCGTATCGCGAGGAGGGTCGCTCATCTTCGCCTGGATGGAGGCCACTGGTCGCGAGAACCCCTTCTATGAGTACTACGACGAGGTGTTGGCTATCTTGCACGAGCACGATGTGTGCATCTCCATCGGTGATGCCATGCGCCCCGGCAGCGGCTACGACGCCACGGACGCCGGGCAGATCGCCGAGCTCATCGAGATCGGCAAGCTCACGCGCCGCGCGTGGGACGCCGGCGTGCAGGTGATGGTAGAAGGCCCCGGGCATATGGCGCTCGATGAGATCGCCGCCAACATGAAGCTGGAGAAGAGGCTGTGCCACCAGGCGCCCTTCTACGTGCTGGGGCCGCTCGTGACCGATATCGCCCCTGGCTACGACCACATCACGGCGGCCATCGGCGGGGCCATTGCGGCCTCCTCGGGCGCCGATTTCCTCTGCTACGTGACGCCGGCCGAGCATCTGCGCCTGCCGGATGCGAACGATGTGCGCGAGGGGCTCGTGGCCACCAAGATCGCCGCCCACGCCGCCGACATCGCCAAGGGCGTGCCCGGCGCGCGCGATCGCGACAACCGTATGAGCGATGCGCGGCGTCGCGTGGCCTGGGATGAGATGTTCGAGCTGTCGCTGGATCCGGCCCGCGCCCGTGCCGTTTTCGAGAGCGCCCCGCCCTCTACCGAGGGCACCTGCACCATGTGCGGCAAGATGTGCGCCATGAAGACGGTGAACGACATCATGGACGGGCTCGTCGTCGACTTGGACGCGGAATAG